The DNA sequence TTGACGAGGGCCTGTGTGGTGGGAGTGTCGTCGAGGGTCGCGGTGAGGTGTCCCGCGGGCCAGGAGATCAGTATCTGTAGGGGCGTCGGTGTCTGCATGGCATCGATTCAACAATATGTTGAAGTGTGCGCCAAGGGGTTGATCTCGACGAAGGACCCCCCGTTGAGGGCAGGGATAGGCGTGCTGCATAATTGCTTGTGAATGTGAACGCTTTCACAAGCGGTAGGTAAGGAGCGGCGACGTGGACCTGGCTTTGGCGCCGGAGACTCTGGCGCGCTGGCAGTTCGGTATCACCACCGTCTACCATTTTTTGTTTGTCCCTCTGACGATCTCGCTCGCCGCCCTCACGGCCGGGCTGCAGACCGCGTGGGTGCGCACGGAGAAGGAGAAGTACCTCAGAGCGACGAAGTTCTGGGGCAAGCTCTTCCTGATCAACATCGCGATGGGTGTCGTCACCGGCATCGTGCAGGAGTTCCAGTTCGGCATGAACTGGTCCGACTACTCCCGCTTCGTCGGTGACGTCTTCGGCGCCCCGCTCGCCTTCGAGGCCCTGATCGCCTTCTTCTTCGAGTCCACCTTCATCGGGCTGTGGATCTTCGGCTGGGACAAGCTGCCGAAGAAGATCCACCTGGCCTGTATGTGGATGGTCTCCATCGGCACGATCCTGTCGGCGTACTTCATCCTGGCGGCCAACTCCTGGATGCAGCACCCCGTCGGCTACCGGATCAACGAGGCGAAGGGGCGGGCCGAGCTCACCGACTTCTGGCTCGTGCTGACCCAGAACACCGCGCTCGCCCAGGCCTTCCACACCCTCTCGGCGGCCTTTCTCACCGGTGGCGCGTTCATGGTCGGCATCTCAGCCTTCCACCTGCTGCGCAAGAAGCACATCAGCGACATGAAGACCTCGCTCAGGCTCGGCCTGGTCACCGTCGCCATCGGCGGCCTGCTCACCGCGATCAGCGGTGACACGCTCGGCAAGATCATGTACGAGCAGCAGCCGATGAAGATGGCCGCGGCCGAAGCCCTGTGGGACGGCGAGGAGCCGGCGCCCTTCTCGGTCTTCGCCGTCGGCGACGTCGACAAGGGCCACAACAAGGTCGCCATAGAGATCCCCGGCCTGCTGTCCTTCCTGGCCAAGGATGACTTCACCTCGTACGTCCCCGGCATCAACGACGTCAACAAGGCCGAGCAGGAGAAGTACGGTCCCGGCGACTACCGGCCCAACATCCCCGTCGCCTACTGGGGCTTCCGCTGGATGATCGGCTTCGGTATGGCGTCGTTCACCATCGGCCTGATCGGACTCTGGCTGACCCGCAAGAAGTTCATGCTGCCGCAGCACCTGAGGGTCAGTGACGACGAGGTGCCGCATCTGGTGCTGCTCCCGAAGAAGGCGCTCGGCCCGAAGCTGACCACGTGGTACTGGCGTATCGCCATCTGGACCCTGGCCTTCCCGCTGATCGCCAACTCCTGGGGCTGGATCTTCACCGAGATGGGCCGTCAGCCGTGGGTCGTGTACGGCGTCCTGCGCACTCGGGACGCGGTCTCCCCCGGCGTATCCCAGGGTGAGGTCCTCACCTCGATGATCGTCTTCACGACGCTGTACGCCATCCTCGCCGTCGTCGAGGTCAAGCTCCTCGCGAAGTACGTCAAGGCCGGCCCGCCCGAGCTCACCGAGGCCGACCTGAACCCGCCAACGAAGATCGGCGGCGACGACCGTGACGCCGACAAGCCGATGGCCTTCTCGTACTAGGCCGAGGGAGCTGCACAGTCATGGAACTTCACGACGTCTGGTTCGTACTGATCGCCGTCCTGTGGATCGGCTACTTCTTCCTGGAGGGCTTCGACTTCGGGGTCGGCGTCCTCACCAAGCTGCTGGCCCGCAACCGGCCCGAGCGGCGGGTGCTGATCAACACCATCGGCCCCGTCTGGGACGGCAACGAGGTGTGGCTGCTCTCGGCGGCCGGCGCCACCTTCGCTGCCTTCCCCGAGTGGTACGCCACGCTCTTCTCCGGCTTCTACCTGCCCCTGCTGCTCATCCTGATCTCCTTGATTGTCCGGGGCGTCGCCTTCGAGTACCGGGTGAAG is a window from the Streptomyces sp. NBC_00299 genome containing:
- a CDS encoding cytochrome ubiquinol oxidase subunit I; the encoded protein is MDLALAPETLARWQFGITTVYHFLFVPLTISLAALTAGLQTAWVRTEKEKYLRATKFWGKLFLINIAMGVVTGIVQEFQFGMNWSDYSRFVGDVFGAPLAFEALIAFFFESTFIGLWIFGWDKLPKKIHLACMWMVSIGTILSAYFILAANSWMQHPVGYRINEAKGRAELTDFWLVLTQNTALAQAFHTLSAAFLTGGAFMVGISAFHLLRKKHISDMKTSLRLGLVTVAIGGLLTAISGDTLGKIMYEQQPMKMAAAEALWDGEEPAPFSVFAVGDVDKGHNKVAIEIPGLLSFLAKDDFTSYVPGINDVNKAEQEKYGPGDYRPNIPVAYWGFRWMIGFGMASFTIGLIGLWLTRKKFMLPQHLRVSDDEVPHLVLLPKKALGPKLTTWYWRIAIWTLAFPLIANSWGWIFTEMGRQPWVVYGVLRTRDAVSPGVSQGEVLTSMIVFTTLYAILAVVEVKLLAKYVKAGPPELTEADLNPPTKIGGDDRDADKPMAFSY